The region TCGGTCTCGGTTCCGGACTCCTGAAGAATGCTACCTGGAAACAAGCGTTTGACGACCACGGCATCGGCGCCCTAGTCGTGGAGTCCTACAAACCGCTCAACACATTCGGAAATGTATGCTGCGTGATCCTCGCTATATGTATCGCGGCCAACAACATCCCCGGGACGTATGCTGCAGCGCTCAACTGGCAGCAACTCGGCGCTCCATTTGCCAAGATTCCAAGACCCATTTGGAGTACCTTTTCTTGCATCGTATTCACAGTCATCGCGATTGCGGGCCGCGACTCGTTGTTTGATATCTTCATCAACTGGCTGAGTTTGATAGGGTACTGGACTATCATTTGGATTACCATGACGCTTCAGGATGAGTACATTTTCCGCAAGGGAAAGTTCGACTGGGAGATCTGGGATCGGAAGGATTTGCTGCCACATGGGTTTGCGGCGCTCTTTGGTATGATTGTCGGCTGGGTATTTGCTGTTGTGTGCATGTATCAAACTTACTTTACGGGGCCGATCGCGAAGCTTGTTGGGAATGGTGCGGATTTGGGGCTGCCGGTTGCTATGGGGGTTACTATGATCGTCTATCCGCCGGTTAGGTGGTTGGAGTTGAAGTATGTTGGGCGATAGATAGGGATGGAGATTTGTTAGCAATCCCGTTACCGCCAATACTGAATTGAATGTTGAGGTTTCAGATTTACTGTGCATTCACGTTTTGTGCGTTGCATAACAAAGGAAGAGTCAACCCCCCTAATTTCTTTACTTATTCTTTGACACAAACGTGCTAAGATTCATTCAATCGATGACACCTACACGGGCGCATATGCGACCAAGTTTTTCTCCCCTGAAGTTCGGTGAGCTTCCTCCTCAGTCCTTGCGAAAGCATCTGGCCACTGGAAAACCTCCAGTCTCATCTTCTACATGAAGCTGTGAAAGTCTTCATGAATGTATGCGCCGCACGCACCGCATTGTATCAGCTTACTCCACATGGCTTCCGTCCGCAAGCTTGCTCTTTCCTCCATCTGCCGTGATCCGACGCCTCGTGAGGAACTTGCAGTAATCCGTATCCATCCTCTTGATCTTGCCCTTCCTCTCATCAATTCCGACTGCTGCTGTCGGACAGAATAACAGACATTCACCCGTCTTTAACCGCACGATCTTCTCGAAGACCCTCTGATGATCCTCTCCTTTCAGTGCTGCAAGATGTTGTTTGAGTATGTCATACCAGGCCTGGCTTGCACAGCGATGTACCATGGTGACATTGCAGAGGTCAAGCAACCGCGTGTTGATGCTGGGTTCTTGTGTAGCGATAACTACCCTCGCGCCCTGGTGCCTCTGCTCACGAATAGACTTCAGAAGTCGTTCGGTGAAGTTTGCCGTGGCAGCATTATCTTCGCCCATGTAGTTGTGCGCCTCGTCCAGTGCTATGATCTTGCCGCAAGTCGTTTGCGAGATGAATATCGCGAGGCAGATGTCGAAGAGAGCGCATACCGACTCTTCGTCCACATGGGGATCGGTGAGGTCAACGATCGTTAGACTGCCGGGGTCGCTCGAGAAGAGATCAACACGGGCCTTGGTTCTGTTTTTGTTGCGCTTGGTCGCGAGGACCGTAGGCTTTCCTTTGATCTTGACAGTCTTGTCCCTGGGCTTGATGTCCACGAAGGCTTCGAGAAGATCCAGACGTTGTTCCAGAGGACCACTCTGCATCTCTGAGAGACCGGCGTTTTGGAGTCCGGCCAAGAAATCCCTGTAATTGAAGTCGTTGACGCCACGTTTGTTTATTGCCATCTCGCGCAAGATTCTCTTCACAACCTAGAGGAGTTCGTTAGTGTTTGTTGACATTCGTAATCATAGATAGACTGACGCTCATGTATAGGGGAGTTTCCCCGCGTTTTCCAATAGCCATCAACAGTTTGATGCGTGCGGTGTTGAGATGAGAGCTATGCAACTCTAGTGCCTCGACCGTGATCTTCGCACCACAACGTTGGGCTATGGCTTCGTAGCGCTCCGTCAACGGACCAATGTGGCTTGCACTGACGAGCACCTTTGTACGAATCTTTCCACAGAGATAAGCTGCTTCGCAAACGTCGCCACCTTGCGCTCGGTCATAGTGAAAGACAATACCTGCCAGTGGTGCTGAATTTCTACCAATGTCGGGATCGTTCATCAGGCAACCCTCAAGTATGCACGATAGGGCGTGCGATTTCCCAGAGCCTTGCGATCCGCATAGAAATGCCGACCATGGAGAATTGGTGTTCAGCAAGACGGGGACTAGATCAGGTTCTTCTTGTTGCTCCTCATGATCTTCATCGATATCCAGGAGTGTAGTCTCCTCGTCTGGATCTTCTGCCATCTCACATCCCATGACGGCATACTGTTCTGGGCCGACGCCATTCTGGTCCATGTAGGTCTTCACCGGCCACCATACGAATGGTGCATTGCGAAGCTCGTCTTGCGCCGCCTTGATGTCCGAGTTGCCTCTGAACTTTGGGTCGGGTTTGAGTAGATCCTGAAAGCGAAAGAGCTCATCGTTTTGAGCCATGTTAGTCAGAATGTGAGTATTTGATTGTACGTACCCGGAGTAGGCTGTCCGAAAGTCAGTCTAGCTCTTTATATATGGGAGCGCCAATGCTTGTTCGATCAAAGTCTCAGATGCGCTTGCTTGGCTATTGGAAATGATTAGACTAGACAAAGATTCTGTAGTCGCCACTGGTAGCATAGTCGGAAACCCAGGCAACAAGAAGCGAGTGGGGTTAGAAACAGGATTGTACGTGGAAAAGTAGAAGTGAAAGTGAATGCGAGTCGAGCAAACGCCCGGGATCAGCCACCCACCAGCCTATCAAAACCTCAACCACCGCCCAAGCCTTCATCTTCACCCGCAAAATCCCGCAACACACC is a window of Pyrenophora tritici-repentis strain M4 chromosome 2, whole genome shotgun sequence DNA encoding:
- a CDS encoding AAA-10 domain containing protein, giving the protein MAQNDELFRFQDLLKPDPKFRGNSDIKAAQDELRNAPFVWWPVKTYMDQNGVGPEQYAVMGCEMAEDPDEETTLLDIDEDHEEQQEEPDLVPVLLNTNSPWSAFLCGSQGSGKSHALSCILEGCLMNDPDIGRNSAPLAGIVFHYDRAQGGDVCEAAYLCGKIRTKVLVSASHIGPLTERYEAIAQRCGAKITVEALELHSSHLNTARIKLLMAIGKRGETPLYMSVVKRILREMAINKRGVNDFNYRDFLAGLQNAGLSEMQSGPLEQRLDLLEAFVDIKPRDKTVKIKGKPTVLATKRNKNRTKARVDLFSSDPGSLTIVDLTDPHVDEESVCALFDICLAIFISQTTCGKIIALDEAHNYMGEDNAATANFTERLLKSIREQRHQGARVVIATQEPSINTRLLDLCNVTMVHRCASQAWYDILKQHLAALKGEDHQRVFEKIVRLKTGECLLFCPTAAVGIDERKGKIKRMDTDYCKFLTRRRITADGGKSKLADGSHVE